From Topomyia yanbarensis strain Yona2022 chromosome 1, ASM3024719v1, whole genome shotgun sequence, one genomic window encodes:
- the LOC131696414 gene encoding uncharacterized protein LOC131696414 — translation MINMLTSFLSERTFQVNVDGHLSRKLPLENGVPQGSVLSVTLFLVAIQPIFRVVPNTVTVLLYADDILLVVRGKKEQPLYRKLQSAVKAVHRWAKSVGFTISATKSSIFYCSPNARREPTQSIRIDTVAIPSQNQLKTLGITLDRSLNFKAHCKLTKKACESRLRILKMIGAKLPRGQRTSLLQIGSAIVTSRLLYGMGLVSRGGDVVTKTLSPAYNRMVRFASGAFVTSPILAIMAEAGTLPFDLLVLQSITRLSISLLEKSRDNADLPLVRRASEELSEVIGMPLPNICTRTRLATRKWYEPKPHVVWDIKRSVNAGDPSEVVRPVVQELLNARFSNSTVVYTDGSKDNDAVGAGMFGEHLQQSTGLPPQCSVFSAEAFAIKTAVTSYYTSNDLLIMTDSASCLSAIEAGTSQHPWIQEIETMIRHRPINLCWIPGHAGIRGNEEADRLAGEARGNAPLQIAIPGADANNQAKSAIRNHWYRRWSASTEVKLREIKFDTVKWTDRESSADQRVLTRLRIGHTRLTHDFLLKRETPPVCDCCGVTVDVRHIILQCRKHDDARRMHNIDSTSLRVALGNDGDTEDKLLSFLKETNLYKRI, via the coding sequence atgataaacatgctCACTAGCTTTCTTTCAGAGCGAACGTTCCAGGTAAACGTCGATGGGCATTTATCGCGCAAGCTGCCGCTGGAAAATGGTGTACCACAGGGTTCTGTGCTCTCAGTTACCCTATTCCTCGTAGCAATCCAACCTATCTTCCGGGTGGTTCCGAATACCGTGACAGTGCTATTGTACGCCGATGATATCCTTCTTGTAGTGCGGGGCAAAAAAGAACAACCACTCTATCGGAAACTACAGTCAGCAGTAAAAGCCGTTCATAGATGGGCGAAAAGTGTTGGATTCACGATATCAGCAACAAAATCCAGCATCTTTTACTGTAGCCCGAATGCCCGCCGTGAGCCCACGCAATCCATCAGGATAGATACAGTAGCTATACCGTCACAAAATCAACTGAAAACCCTCGGTATCACTCTCGACAGATCGCTGAACTTCAAAGCGCATTGCAAGCTAACGAAGAAGGCAtgtgaatccaggctgcgtatccTGAAAATGATCGGAGCAAAGCTACCACGTGGTCAACGGACTTCTTTGTTACAAATCGGCTCCGCCATTGTCACTTCGCGACTATTGTATGGGATGGGACTCGTTAGTCGGGGCGGAGATGTCGTCACCAAAACTCTCTCGCCCGCCTACAACAGAATGGTAAGATTTGCATCTGGTGCATTCGTTACAAGTCCGATCTTAGCCATCATGGCCGAAGCAGGCACCTTACCATTTGATCTCCTCGTTCTCCAAAGCATAACCCGATTGTCCATCAGTTTGTTGGAAAAAAGCAGAGATAATGCGGATCTCCCACTAGTACGTCGAGCTTCCGAAGAACTGTCAGAGGTGATCGGAATGCCCTTACCAAATATTTGTACTCGAACGCGACTAGCCACTCGAAAGTGGTACGAGCCCAAGCCCCACGTCGTGTGGGATATCAAAAGAAGTGTGAATGCCGGAGATCCCTCTGAGGTGGTCCGTCCTGTCGTTCAGGAGCTCCTGAATGCTCGCTTCAGCAACTCAACGGTTGTGTATACTGACGGATCGAAAGACAACGACGCAGTAGGCGCGGGAATGTTTGGAGAACATCTCCAGCAGTCGACTGGTCTTCCGCCACAGTGCAGCGTGTTCTCAGCCGAGGCGTTTGCAATTAAAACAGCGGTAACTTCGTACTACACTTCCAACGATCTGCTAATAATGACAGACTCAGCCAGTTGTTTATCGGCAATTGAAGCTGGCACGTCCCAGCATCCGTGGATCCAGGAGATTGAAACCATGATACGACATCGTCCAATCAATCTGTGCTGGATTCCAGGACACGCTGGAATTCGCGGGAATGAAGAGGCAGACCGCCTCGCTGGAGAAGCCAGGGGTAATGCCCCTTTGCAAATAGCCATTCCGGGAGCAGACGCCAACAATCAGGCAAAATCAGCTATCCGAAATCACTGGTACCGTCGATGGTCTGCATCCACTGAAGTGAAGCTTCGCGAAATAAAATTCGATACGGtaaagtggactgaccgcgagagtTCGGCTGATCAACGAGTGCTCACCCGGTTgcgaatagggcatacccgaTTGACGCACGACTTCCTTTTGAAGAGAGAAACCCCACCAGTTTGCGACTGCTGCGGGGTAACCGTAGATGTACGTCATATAATTCTTCAGTGCCGAAAACACGACGATGCTAGAAGGATGCACAACATCGATTCGACCAGCCTGCGAGTGGCTCTAGGCAACGACGGGGACACCGAAGACAAACTGCTAAGCTTCCTCAAGGAAACTAATTTGTACAAACGAATATAA